In the Populus trichocarpa isolate Nisqually-1 chromosome 1, P.trichocarpa_v4.1, whole genome shotgun sequence genome, one interval contains:
- the LOC18095141 gene encoding LOW QUALITY PROTEIN: L-type lectin-domain containing receptor kinase IX.1 (The sequence of the model RefSeq protein was modified relative to this genomic sequence to represent the inferred CDS: deleted 1 base in 1 codon): MVKLPVPFLPFVFSTLFTLIIPSASGLSFNFTSFVVGADQNISYEEAYPADGAIQLTKNLRNANMNSSSGRATYYKPMQLWDEASGNLTDFTTHFSFSIDSQGQTAYGDGLAFFLGPEELPPLRFQGGSLGLLRNNQALNTTDNHFVAVEFDIFQNYFDPPGEHVGIDINSLKSENNITWLCDIRRGRRTDAWISYNSSTHNLSVAFTGYRNNTEEMQFLSQIVSLRDYLPERVSFGFSASTGDLFAIHTLYSWDFSSSLEIDDNVTSPIDPAAASPPNGGSLRNRKKNRTGLAVGLGVGGGAIVVGAALVGIVIKFMRGHEEDEGDGHILEEYMDDEFERGTGPKKFSYQELARATSNFKDEEKLGEGGFGGVYKGFLKEIDSFVAVKRVSRGSKQGIKEYAAEVKIISRLRHRNLVQLIGWCHERKELLLVYEFMSHGSLDSHLFKETSLLTWELRYKIVQGLASGLLYLHEEWEQCVVHRDIKSSNIMLDSEFNAKLGDFGLARLVDHGKGSQTTVLAGTMGYMAPECAMTGKASRESDVYSFGIVALEIACGRKPINPKASNEDRVSMVQWVWELYGEGKLLEAVDPRLCGDFNKTQMERLMIVGLSCAHPDEHLRPSIRQALHVLNFDAPLPILPSKMPVPSYFAPPISASSLSIMSYGLTDSEGGMNKSSSYSYNTNSSQFTAPSSASAMLLHEG; the protein is encoded by the exons ATGGTAAAGCTTCCTGTTccatttcttccttttgttttctcaactCTTTTCACACTAATAATCCCTTCTGCGAGTGGATTATCTTTCAACTTCACCAGCTTTGTTGTTGGCGCCGATCAAAACATCTCATACGAGGAAGCATATCCTGCAGATGGAGCTATTCAGCTCACCAAAAATCTAAGAAATGCTAATATGAATTCAAGTTCCGGTCGAGCCACGTATTACAAACCGATGCAGCTTTGGGACGAGGCCTCGGGGAATCTTACAGACTTCACTACCCATTTCTCTTTTTCCATCGATTCGCAAGGTCAAACTGCATACGGAGATGGATTGGCTTTCTTTCTTGGGCCTGAAGAGCTTCCGCCTCTTCGCTTCCAGGGTGGAAGTCTAGGTCTTTTAAGGAACAATCAGGCACTAAACACAACGGATAATCACTTTGTCGCTGTGGAGTTCGATatcttccaaaattattttgatccaCCAGGCGAGCATGTAGGTATTGACATCAACTCTCTGAaatctgaaaataatattacttgGCTGTGTGATATTAGGAGAGGGAGAAGAACTGACGCTTGGATTAGTTATAATTCAAGTACACATAATCTGAGTGTCGCCTTCACTGGTTATAGAAATAACACTGAAGAAATGCAATTCCTTAGTCAAATAGTTAGTTTGAGGGATTACCTACCAGAAAGAGTTAGTTTTGGCTTTTCGGCTTCAACAGGAGATTTATTTGCCATACATACCCTTTACTCGTGGGATTTTAGTTCAAGCTTAGAAATTGATGATAATGTTACCAGTCCAATAGATCCAGCTGCAGCTTCTCCGCCAAATGGTGGTTCTCTTAGGAATCGGAAGAAGAACAGGACAGGACTGGCAGTTGGATTGGGTGTTGGAGGTGGTGCTATAGTTGTTGGGGCCGCTTTGGTTGGGATTGTTATTAAGTTTATGCGTGGGCACGAAGAAGATGAAGGAGATGGTCATATCCTTGAAGAGTACAtggatgatgaatttgaaaggGGAACAGGACCAAAGAAGTTCTCTTACCAAGAATTGGCTCGAGCTACAAGTAACTTCAAGGATGAAGAGAAGCTAGGTGAGGGTGGGTTCGGTGGTGTCTATAAAGGTTTTTTGAAGGAGATTGATTCATTCGTTGCGGTGAAGAGAGTATCAAGAG GTTCTAAACAAGGGATTAAAGAATATGCAGCAGAGGTAAAGATCATTAGCCGATTGAGGCACAGAAACTTAGTCCAACTCATTGGTTGGTGTCATGAAAGAAAGGAGCTTTTACTTGTTTACGAATTCATGTCTCATGGCAGCTTAGACTCCCATCTTTTCAAAGAAACTAGCTTGTTGACATGGGAGTTGAGGTACAAAATCGTGCAAGGCTTGGCATCGGGGCTGTTGTACTTGCATGAAGAATGGGAACAATGTGTGGTGCATAGAGATATAAAGTCTAGCAACATTATGTTGGACTCAGAATTCAATGCTAAGCTTGGGGATTTTGGTTTGGCTAGGCTTGTGGACCATGGAAAAGGTTCTCAAACAACAGTTTTGGCAGGGACTATGGGCTACATGGCTCCAGAGTGTGCAATGACAGGCAAGGCTAGCAGAGAGTCAGATGTTTACAGTTTTGGAATTGTTGCATTGGAGATAGCTTGTGgaagaaaacctatcaacccaAAGGCCAGTAATGAAGATCGAGTGTCCATGGTGCAGTGGGTTTGGGAGCTCTATGGTGAAGGAAAGCTACTTGAAGCAGTTGACCCAAGACTATGCGGAGATTTTAACAAGACGCAGATGGAACGCTTGATGATTGTCGGCCTTTCGTGTGCTCATCCGGATGAACATCTTAGACCCTCAATTCGGCAAGCACTTCACGTACTTAATTTTGATGCTCCATTGCCTATTCTCCCATCAAAGATGCCCGTGCCATCATATTTCGCCCCGCCAATATCTGcatcttcactttcaataatgTCCTATGGCCTT ACAGATTCTGAAGGAGGGATGAACAAATCTTCAAGTTATAGTTACAACACTAATTCTTCCCAGTTCACCGCACCTTCTTCAGCATCTGCCATGCTTCTACACGAAGGTTAA
- the LOC7487827 gene encoding methylmalonate-semialdehyde dehydrogenase [acylating], mitochondrial has translation MLLLRFSIQRARNLKALKPSIFALRSSYCFSTGAAEPSSSLPSPPRVPNLIGGKFVDSQSSSTIDVINPATQEAVSRVPFTTNEEFRAAVSAAKQAFPAWRNTPITTRQRVMLKLQELIRRDIDKLAMNITTEQGKTLKDAHGDVFRGLEVVEHACGMATLQMGEYVPNVSNGIDTFSIREPLGVCAGICPFNFPAMIPLWMFPVAVTCGNTFILKPSEKDPGASIILAELAMEAGLPDGVLNIVHGTNDVVNAICDDDDIRAISFVGSNTAGMHIYSRASAKGKRVQSNMGAKNHAIVLPDANVDATLNALVAAGFGAAGQRCMALSTVVFVGDPESWENKLVERAKSLKVNSGMEPDADLGPVISKQAKERVCRLIQSGVESGARLLLDGRNIVVPGFEHGNFIGPTILSGVTADMECYKEEIFGPVLLCMEAGSFEEAINILNRNKYGNGAAIFTASGAAARKFQTEIEAGQVGINVPIPVPLPFFSFTGSKASFAGDLNFYGKAGVNFYTQIKTITQQWKDLPGGSGVSLAMPTSQKL, from the exons atgTTGCTTCTTCGATTCTCGATTCAACGAG CGAGAAATCTAAAGGCCTTGAAGCCTTCGATCTTTGCTTTAAGAAGCTCTTATTGTTTCTCTACTGGTGCAGCTGAGCCTTCTTCAAGCCTACCTAGCCCTCCG AGAGTCCCCAATCTTATTGGAGGAAAATTCGTTGATTCGCAATCATCTTCAACCATTGATGTGATAAATCCT GCAACACAAGAAGCCGTGTCACGGGTTCCTTTTACTACGAACGAAGAGTTCAGAGCTGCAGTCTCTGCAGCAAAGCAGGCTTTTCCGGCGTGGCGTAACACGCCAATTACGACTCGTCAGCGTGTCATGCTCAAGCTCCAAGAGCTTATCCGTAGAGACATT GATAAGCTTGCGATGAATATTACTACTGAACAGGGGAAGACCTTGAAGGATGCTCATGGTGATGTGTTCCGTGGGCTAG aGGTGGTGGAACATGCTTGTGGAATGGCGACTTTGCAGATGGGTGAGTATGTCCCTAATGTGTCAAATGGAATTGATACCTTTAGCATCAGAGAGCCACTTGGTGTATGTGCTGGGATTTGCCCTTTCAACTTCCCAGCAATGATTCCCTTATGG ATGTTCCCTGTTGCTGTAACATGCGGTAACACCTTTATATTGAAGCCATCGGAGAAAGATCCTG GTGCTTCTATAATACTTGCTGAGTTAGCAATGGAGGCTGGTCTGCCAGATGGTGTCTTAAACATTGTTCATGGCACCAAT GATGTTGTTAATGCAATTTGTGATGACGACGACATTAGAGCCATATCATTTGTGGGATCCAATACT GCTGGTATGCACATATATTCAAGAGCATCAGCTAAAGGGAAACGTGTACAA TCTAACATGGGAGCTAAAAATCATGCAATCGTTTTACCAGATGCCAATGTTGATGCCACTTTGAATGCTTTAGTTGCTGCTGGTTTTGGTGCAGCGGGACAAAGATGTATGGCACTGAGCACTGTAGTTTTTGTTGGAGACCCAGAGTCATG GGAGAATAAACTGGTGGAGCGTGCAAAATCTCTAAAAGTAAATTCAGGAATGGAGCCTGATGCAGACCTTGGTCCAGTGATTAGTAAACAG GCTAAGGAGCGAGTATGCAGATTAATTCAAAGTGGTGTTGAAAGTGGTGCCAGGCTTCTTCTTGATGGAAGAAATATAGTG GTTCCAGGATTCGAGCATGGAAATTTTATTGGTCCTACCATCTTATCTGGTGTCACGGCTGACATGGAGTGCTACAAG GAGGAAATTTTTGGCCCAGTTCTTCTTTGCATGGAG GCTGGCAGCTTTGAAGAAGCCATCAACATCCTTAACAGAAATAA ATATGGCAATGGAGCTGCCATATTCACTGCATCTGGTGCTGCTGCAAGGAAATTCCAAACTGAGATAGAGGCTGGGCAG GTTGGCATCAATGTTCCTATACCAGTTCCCTTGCCGTTTTTCTCATTTACTGGCTCCAAGGCATCTTTTGCTGGCGATCTCAATTTCTATG GTAAGGCTGGGGTTAATTTCTACACTCAGATCAAAACAATAACTCAGCAATGGAAGGATTTACCAGGGGGTAGTGGAGTTTCTCTGGCAATGCCGACTTCACAGAAACTATAA
- the LOC7487829 gene encoding methylmalonate-semialdehyde dehydrogenase [acylating], mitochondrial: MLLLRSSIRRARNLKALKPSIFALRSSYCFSTGAAEPSSSLPSPPRVPNLIGGKFVDSQSSSTIDVINPATQEAVSPVPLTTNEEFRAAVSAAKQAFPAWRNTPITTRQRVMLKLQELIRRDIDKLAMNITTEQGKTLKDAHGDVFRGLEVVEHACGMATLQMGEYVPNVSNGIDTFSIREPLGVCAGICPFNFPAMIPLWMFPVAVTCGNTFILKPSEKDPGASIILAELARRRDRGEIERCCSTSAVGLLSF, from the exons atgTTGCTTCTTCGATCCTCGATTCGACGAG CGAGAAATCTAAAGGCCTTGAAGCCTTCGATCTTTGCTTTAAGAAGCTCTTATTGTTTCTCTACTGGTGCAGCTGAGCCTTCTTCAAGCCTACCTAGCCCTCCG AGAGTCCCCAATCTTATTGGAGGAAAATTCGTTGATTCGCAATCATCTTCAACCATTGATGTGATAAATCCT GCAACACAAGAAGCCGTGTCACCGGTTCCTTTGACTACGAACGAAGAGTTCAGAGCTGCAGTCTCTGCAGCAAAGCAGGCTTTTCCGGCGTGGCGTAACACGCCAATTACGACTCGTCAGCGTGTCATGCTCAAGCTCCAAGAGCTTATTCGTAGAGACATT GATAAGCTTGCGATGAATATAACTACTGAACAGGGGAAGACCTTGAAGGATGCTCATGGAGATGTGTTCCGTGGGCTAG AGGTGGTGGAACATGCTTGTGGAATGGCGACTTTGCAGATGGGTGAGTATGTCCCTAATGTGTCAAATGGAATTGATACCTTTAGCATCAGAGAGCCACTTGGTGTATGTGCTGGGATTTGCCCTTTCAACTTTCCAGCAATGATTCCCTTATGG ATGTTCCCTGTTGCCGTAACATGCGGTAACACCTTTATATTGAAGCCATCGGAGAAAGATCCTG GTGCTTCTATAATACTTGCTGAGTTAGCGAGAAGGAGAGATAGAGGGGAGATTGAAAG GTGCTGCTCTACTTCTGCCGTGGGTCTCCTTTCTTTCTA A